In Halobaculum limi, one DNA window encodes the following:
- a CDS encoding RAD55 family ATPase, producing the protein MLEDAPLSLDGGGGGQSLLIAGPPMTGKYDLMLRLLADVGERAVLITTGDPADQIRADYAEVADVAPESVGVVDCVSKQRGGDLVQDDLVRYASSPKNVTDIGMKFTDVYEVFREMDTTVGVGVHTLSELLMYLDPQDVYQFVRVLTRQVESEGWTTVAVINSTMHDEQVLHTMYEPFDTVINTREENGARELRVRDRRQAATAWTTF; encoded by the coding sequence ATGTTGGAGGACGCCCCGCTGTCACTCGACGGGGGCGGAGGAGGGCAAAGTCTCCTCATCGCCGGTCCCCCGATGACCGGCAAGTACGACCTAATGCTGCGCTTGCTTGCCGACGTCGGCGAGCGAGCCGTCCTCATCACCACCGGCGACCCGGCCGACCAGATTCGCGCAGACTACGCTGAGGTTGCAGACGTCGCGCCTGAGTCGGTCGGCGTCGTCGACTGCGTCTCGAAACAGCGCGGTGGCGACCTCGTCCAAGACGACCTCGTCCGGTACGCGTCGTCGCCGAAGAACGTCACCGACATCGGGATGAAGTTCACCGACGTGTACGAGGTGTTCCGCGAGATGGACACCACCGTCGGCGTGGGCGTCCACACGCTGTCGGAACTGCTGATGTACCTCGATCCGCAGGACGTCTACCAGTTCGTCCGTGTGCTCACGCGACAGGTAGAGAGTGAGGGCTGGACCACCGTCGCGGTCATCAACTCCACGATGCACGACGAACAGGTGTTGCACACGATGTACGAACCGTTCGACACCGTGATCAACACCCGCGAGGAGAATGGCGCACGCGAACTCCGCGTCCGCGACCGTCGGCAGGCGGCGACGGCGTGGACGACGTTCTGA
- a CDS encoding cation:proton antiporter: protein MVAESGAVTGGLHGLLSLGVVLSAAAVAGALGRRLSLPSVPMYVLGGVAVGPFVAGRAGLPAVDPAEVTTLAEVGVVLLLFFLGLEFSIDRLVAARRKLSAAAGVDLFVNFPIGVALGFLFGLGPLGAFLVGGIVYISSSAVITKSLVDLGWIANPEAEPVLGVLVAEDLVVAVYLALAVALVSGGSPASALPRIGVALGFLLALAVAAQFLAPRLAPMLGTSDEDLVIRTLAVALVVSGLALSVGASEAVAGFFVGVGVGATPLHDRVADRLAPVRDAVAAIFFAWIGLRTDPIVVASVAVPVVVAAVVSGPAKLASGAAAGRLYGLTNRRSLRTGLSLVARGEFSLIIAALAALSPDPVVSEVVPAFAVGYVLVMSFAGTLGMSEADRIERLLGLASSENEA from the coding sequence ATGGTCGCGGAGTCAGGTGCGGTCACGGGCGGGCTTCACGGCCTGCTCTCGTTAGGCGTCGTGCTGTCTGCGGCGGCGGTCGCGGGCGCTCTCGGCCGTCGGCTGAGTTTGCCGAGCGTCCCGATGTACGTCCTCGGCGGCGTCGCCGTCGGGCCGTTCGTCGCCGGGCGGGCCGGACTCCCCGCGGTCGACCCCGCGGAAGTGACGACGCTCGCGGAGGTCGGAGTCGTCCTCCTGTTGTTCTTCCTGGGACTGGAGTTCAGCATCGACCGCCTCGTCGCCGCGCGTCGGAAACTCTCGGCGGCGGCGGGGGTCGACCTGTTCGTGAACTTCCCCATCGGTGTCGCCCTCGGCTTCCTGTTCGGCCTCGGGCCACTCGGGGCGTTCCTCGTCGGCGGCATCGTCTACATCTCGTCGTCGGCGGTCATCACGAAGTCGCTCGTCGACCTCGGTTGGATCGCCAACCCCGAAGCCGAACCCGTGTTGGGCGTCCTCGTCGCCGAGGACCTCGTCGTCGCCGTCTACCTCGCGTTGGCGGTCGCACTCGTCAGCGGCGGGTCGCCCGCCTCCGCGCTGCCACGCATTGGCGTCGCACTCGGCTTCCTGTTGGCGCTGGCGGTCGCCGCGCAGTTCCTCGCGCCGCGACTCGCGCCGATGCTCGGGACGAGCGACGAGGACCTCGTCATCCGAACGCTCGCGGTCGCACTCGTCGTCTCGGGGCTGGCGCTGTCGGTCGGGGCCAGCGAAGCGGTCGCGGGCTTCTTCGTCGGCGTCGGCGTCGGCGCGACGCCGCTACACGACCGGGTCGCAGACCGTCTCGCGCCGGTTCGCGACGCCGTCGCCGCGATATTCTTCGCGTGGATCGGTCTGCGGACGGACCCGATTGTCGTCGCCAGCGTCGCGGTACCCGTCGTTGTCGCCGCCGTCGTCTCGGGGCCGGCCAAACTCGCGAGTGGCGCGGCCGCCGGGCGACTGTACGGACTCACCAATCGCCGGTCGCTTCGGACGGGCCTCTCGCTCGTCGCCCGGGGAGAGTTCTCGCTCATCATCGCCGCGCTGGCGGCGCTCTCGCCGGATCCCGTCGTCTCGGAAGTCGTGCCCGCCTTCGCCGTCGGCTACGTCCTCGTGATGTCGTTCGCTGGAACGCTCGGGATGAGCGAGGCGGACCGAATCGAGCGACTGCTCGGCCTCGCCTCGTCCGAAAACGAGGCGTAG
- a CDS encoding CheF family chemotaxis protein codes for MSNSSQRNGKGGGGKQGDGDEEYKVADTRGKFAQAMKGGRKLNDVSWTNGRVVLSNKRVVLVSNGGKRTIALSSIDGIGGRYDANQEIQRVSNYVSLRIDEDVFLIAAEEHEEFRTDLYRAFLDRKVIKARHPAIRGGVVQDTEWEKARVKVEADGISIAQQSGAFVRLELDDIGTLDETERTVMGEKSPVIEAEHTDDEGTSVQTYLSGKPWLIAVMKSYLGQGHDRNRGAVELSESEREVLMALYSGVSSFEVPNFLGMSVDRVEEIFQRLIEAEVLEEVRTRREVALEPRGRNIASEAMNEQ; via the coding sequence GTGAGCAACAGTAGTCAACGAAACGGTAAGGGCGGCGGCGGCAAGCAAGGAGACGGCGACGAGGAGTACAAGGTCGCCGACACGCGCGGGAAGTTCGCGCAGGCGATGAAGGGCGGCCGGAAACTCAACGACGTCTCGTGGACGAACGGCCGGGTCGTCCTCTCAAACAAGCGGGTCGTCCTCGTGAGCAACGGCGGGAAACGGACTATCGCGCTGTCGTCTATCGACGGCATCGGCGGGCGCTACGACGCGAACCAGGAGATTCAGCGCGTCTCGAACTACGTCAGCCTCCGCATCGACGAGGACGTGTTCCTCATCGCCGCCGAAGAACACGAGGAGTTCCGCACGGACCTGTACCGCGCGTTCCTCGACCGCAAGGTGATCAAGGCTCGCCACCCCGCGATTCGGGGTGGCGTCGTCCAAGATACCGAGTGGGAGAAGGCCCGCGTGAAAGTGGAGGCGGACGGCATCTCTATCGCGCAGCAAAGCGGCGCGTTCGTTCGCCTCGAACTCGACGACATCGGCACGCTAGACGAGACTGAACGCACCGTGATGGGCGAGAAGTCGCCGGTCATCGAGGCCGAACACACCGACGACGAGGGGACGAGCGTCCAGACGTACCTCTCGGGGAAGCCGTGGCTCATCGCGGTGATGAAGTCGTACCTCGGCCAGGGCCACGACCGCAATCGCGGCGCGGTCGAACTCTCCGAGTCCGAGCGCGAGGTGTTGATGGCGCTGTACTCGGGCGTCTCCTCGTTCGAGGTGCCCAACTTCCTCGGGATGAGCGTCGACCGCGTCGAAGAGATTTTCCAGCGCCTCATCGAAGCGGAGGTGCTCGAAGAGGTGCGCACCCGCCGCGAAGTCGCGTTAGAGCCACGCGGACGCAACATCGCCAGCGAGGCGATGAACGAGCAGTAG
- a CDS encoding RAD55 family ATPase, translating to MRVSSGVSGFDDLVGGGLPGERLYVVCGPPGSGKTTFSAQFIAEGAAAGDRCLFISMHESREDLERDMSSYEFGFEEALESGAVTFLDAFSSEGKRFFGMPGDRRDVNSVTNRISSFIESRDIDRVVIDSTMLLRYLLDDSDNTVMRFLSSLKRTSATTYLISEMTDPSAYADEHFLAHGVVFFHNYMEEDGMRRGLQVVKMRGADVDTDIQDLAFTDTGLVVGDGRVVTH from the coding sequence ATGCGCGTATCGAGTGGCGTTTCGGGCTTCGACGACCTCGTCGGTGGTGGCCTTCCGGGGGAACGACTCTACGTCGTCTGCGGGCCGCCGGGGAGCGGAAAGACGACGTTCTCGGCGCAGTTTATCGCCGAAGGAGCCGCCGCTGGTGACCGATGTCTGTTCATCAGTATGCACGAGAGTCGCGAGGACCTGGAGCGAGACATGAGTTCCTACGAGTTCGGATTCGAGGAGGCGCTGGAGTCGGGTGCAGTGACGTTCCTTGACGCCTTCTCGTCGGAGGGCAAGCGGTTCTTCGGGATGCCCGGCGACCGCCGTGACGTCAACAGCGTCACCAACCGGATCAGTTCGTTCATCGAGTCGCGAGACATCGACCGCGTCGTCATCGACTCGACGATGCTGTTGCGGTATCTGCTCGACGACTCCGACAACACCGTTATGCGGTTCCTCTCGTCGCTCAAACGGACGAGTGCGACGACGTACCTCATCTCCGAGATGACCGACCCGTCGGCGTACGCGGACGAACACTTCCTCGCTCACGGCGTCGTCTTCTTCCACAACTATATGGAAGAAGACGGGATGCGACGCGGCCTGCAGGTGGTGAAGATGCGCGGGGCCGACGTCGACACCGACATTCAGGACCTGGCGTTCACCGACACCGGACTGGTCGTCGGTGACGGCCGGGTAGTCACCCACTGA
- a CDS encoding HEAT repeat domain-containing protein, producing the protein MSLYTLARDGNMEQLTDTARNSDSAAVRRRAAEMLGDVGDPEDDRTIDVLIHLAREDDDDSVRAAAVDGLDDLGGNGLERLIAKETGIDPNAADWAAARAFAKVLNGASIPEYRMAAANALGRTGDSDAVGPLAKRLDDPDPRVRERACLALGRIGDGRAVGRLQAKLDDDHPAVKAAAADALGSIATGKALAALLDLLDDENVSLRRLAASALGNASSAKPVPKLAGALEDEHDTVRRAAVFSIIELLANAPTKQSHAVRDAVISELQDADDETVLGPLVEILEDATQARQRRNAVWFLGRVTSAEPPDHVLDALIDALDDDDKMTAQFAATSLTNLEGLHVESTLIEVLKDDDASVNARAKAAYALGDVGGDRAKEALDSITDSDVDKQVRKRAFASLSKLGGVRQ; encoded by the coding sequence ATGTCGCTGTACACGCTCGCCCGCGACGGGAATATGGAGCAACTCACCGACACTGCCCGCAACAGCGACAGCGCGGCGGTGCGCCGGCGTGCCGCGGAGATGCTCGGCGACGTGGGCGACCCCGAAGACGACCGGACGATAGACGTCCTCATCCACCTCGCACGCGAGGACGACGACGACTCTGTGCGGGCGGCGGCGGTCGACGGCCTCGACGACCTCGGCGGCAACGGTCTCGAACGCCTCATCGCGAAAGAGACCGGAATCGACCCCAACGCCGCAGACTGGGCCGCGGCGCGGGCGTTCGCGAAGGTGCTCAACGGGGCGAGCATCCCCGAGTACCGGATGGCCGCCGCGAACGCACTGGGCCGGACGGGAGACTCCGACGCGGTCGGCCCCCTCGCCAAACGTCTCGACGACCCGGACCCGCGCGTCCGGGAGCGGGCGTGTCTCGCCCTCGGTCGCATCGGCGACGGGCGGGCGGTCGGCCGACTCCAGGCAAAACTCGACGACGACCACCCGGCGGTGAAAGCGGCGGCCGCAGACGCACTCGGCTCCATCGCGACGGGGAAGGCGCTGGCGGCGTTGCTCGACCTTCTCGACGACGAGAACGTGAGCCTGCGTCGGTTGGCGGCGTCTGCGCTCGGAAACGCGAGTTCCGCGAAACCGGTGCCGAAACTGGCGGGCGCACTGGAGGACGAACACGACACCGTGCGGCGAGCGGCGGTGTTCTCCATCATCGAACTGCTGGCGAACGCCCCGACGAAACAGAGCCACGCCGTGCGCGACGCCGTCATCTCCGAGTTGCAAGACGCCGACGACGAGACGGTGTTGGGACCGCTCGTGGAGATTCTCGAAGACGCGACACAGGCGCGCCAGCGCCGCAACGCGGTGTGGTTCCTCGGGCGCGTGACGAGCGCAGAACCGCCAGACCACGTGCTGGACGCACTCATCGACGCCCTCGACGACGACGACAAGATGACCGCGCAGTTCGCGGCGACGAGTCTCACGAACCTCGAAGGGCTACACGTGGAGTCGACGCTCATCGAGGTGCTGAAAGACGACGACGCGAGCGTGAACGCGCGGGCGAAGGCGGCGTACGCCCTCGGCGACGTGGGCGGCGACCGCGCGAAGGAGGCGCTGGATTCGATCACCGACAGCGACGTGGACAAGCAGGTCCGCAAGCGCGCGTTCGCGTCGCTGTCGAAACTTGGAGGTGTTAGACAGTGA
- a CDS encoding CheR family methyltransferase, with product MSRASRRGDEDDDLHRVIDFVEDEVPFEPGYYNEAYLGRRIAARMQRRDADDHAEYRDLLERDDEERKALLDALTVNVTGFFRDPDMWADLRSVLRDLSAENGRAGVDVWSAPCADGREPYSLSMLAADDDEVDERHVSITAVDISEEALDAARAGVYETTRTTDIEEELAPLSDPEAYVEREENVFRVRRSVKSRVSFEPYDLISDGPKSGMDLVFCRNLLIYIDSEYKEPLFETLRDSLRSGGYLVLGKTETVPPGMRDEFKPVEKRSRIYRYTG from the coding sequence ATGAGCCGTGCGAGTCGCCGTGGTGACGAGGACGACGACCTCCACCGCGTCATCGACTTCGTTGAAGACGAGGTACCGTTCGAACCGGGCTACTACAACGAGGCGTACCTCGGGCGGCGTATCGCCGCGCGGATGCAACGGCGCGACGCCGACGACCACGCCGAGTACCGCGACCTCCTCGAACGCGACGACGAGGAACGGAAGGCCCTGCTGGACGCGTTGACGGTCAACGTCACCGGCTTCTTCCGCGACCCGGATATGTGGGCAGACCTGCGCTCGGTGTTGCGCGACTTGTCGGCGGAGAACGGGCGCGCTGGCGTCGACGTGTGGAGCGCCCCCTGCGCGGACGGTCGAGAGCCGTACTCGCTGTCGATGCTGGCGGCCGACGACGACGAGGTGGACGAGCGACACGTCTCGATTACGGCCGTCGACATCAGCGAGGAGGCACTCGATGCCGCCCGCGCAGGCGTGTACGAGACGACGCGGACGACCGACATCGAGGAGGAACTCGCACCGCTGTCGGATCCGGAAGCGTACGTCGAACGCGAGGAGAACGTCTTTCGCGTCCGGCGGTCGGTCAAGTCGCGGGTGTCGTTCGAACCGTACGACCTCATCAGCGACGGGCCGAAGTCCGGGATGGATCTGGTGTTCTGCCGGAACCTCCTCATCTACATCGACAGCGAGTACAAGGAACCGCTGTTCGAGACGCTCCGGGACTCGCTGCGGTCCGGTGGCTACCTCGTCCTCGGGAAGACGGAGACGGTACCGCCGGGGATGCGCGACGAGTTCAAACCAGTCGAGAAACGCAGTCGGATCTACCGCTACACGGGATAA
- a CDS encoding CheF family chemotaxis protein codes for MSETVVADFIGQFLAPGVEGEPPRGRIILSQRRLVLAADDYKETIPLSQVFDVKVGQVPQEMAGYFNDTVTVAYKTGDSRAVAAIEGNDTNIDRFATVLFKVLLNGTKALTRHPAKIGGRVVDSETNPARLDVTQGHLTFERSDGDSFTVDLGNVVAVERAQRDIGNGTHPVISFRHIEDGTAVTSQVGMNSGRLTNILGRYIRLRYADVQEELEDIDPSEDELEVLVAAYSAGPGVSLAKVVDIEPQRLTMLLNGLIDEGLLVDTDEGTNLTAKGRVVVGQRIESVNT; via the coding sequence ATGAGCGAGACGGTCGTCGCGGACTTCATCGGGCAGTTCCTCGCGCCTGGCGTCGAGGGTGAGCCACCGCGCGGCCGGATCATCCTCAGCCAGCGACGACTCGTCCTCGCGGCGGACGACTACAAAGAGACCATCCCGCTGTCGCAGGTGTTCGACGTGAAGGTGGGGCAGGTTCCACAGGAGATGGCGGGCTACTTCAACGACACCGTCACGGTCGCGTACAAGACGGGCGACAGTCGGGCGGTCGCCGCTATCGAGGGGAACGACACCAACATCGACCGCTTCGCGACGGTGCTGTTCAAAGTCCTGCTCAACGGGACGAAGGCGCTGACGCGCCACCCCGCGAAGATCGGCGGTCGCGTCGTCGACAGCGAGACGAACCCCGCCCGACTCGACGTGACGCAAGGGCACCTCACGTTCGAGCGGAGCGACGGCGACTCGTTCACCGTCGACCTCGGGAACGTCGTCGCGGTCGAACGCGCCCAGCGTGACATCGGAAACGGCACGCATCCGGTCATCTCGTTCCGGCACATCGAGGACGGCACGGCCGTCACCTCGCAGGTCGGGATGAACTCCGGGCGTCTGACCAACATCCTCGGGCGGTACATCCGCCTGCGCTACGCCGACGTACAGGAGGAACTCGAGGATATCGACCCGAGCGAGGACGAACTCGAAGTGCTCGTCGCGGCGTACTCTGCCGGGCCGGGCGTCTCGCTGGCGAAGGTCGTCGATATCGAGCCACAGCGACTCACGATGCTGTTGAACGGTCTCATCGACGAGGGCCTTCTCGTCGACACCGACGAGGGGACGAACCTCACCGCGAAGGGCCGCGTCGTCGTCGGCCAGCGCATCGAGTCGGTCAACACCTGA
- a CDS encoding chemotaxis protein CheW has product MASSQRSADAEVDAEAETTQVLEFGLGEETYCLDIAYIDEIVDAGDLTAIPNSPRHVEGVMDLRGKTTTIIDPKTLFGITGAGARERIIVFDPEEVDDGGTVGWVVDEVFQVRDVAADQVDEATTANDDSVRGIVKGDDRFVVWVEPRTE; this is encoded by the coding sequence ATGGCAAGCAGTCAGCGGTCGGCCGACGCCGAGGTCGACGCCGAGGCAGAGACCACGCAGGTCCTCGAGTTCGGACTGGGCGAGGAGACGTACTGTCTGGATATCGCCTACATCGACGAGATCGTGGATGCGGGCGACCTCACGGCGATTCCCAACTCGCCGCGCCACGTCGAGGGTGTGATGGACCTTCGCGGAAAGACCACGACGATCATCGACCCGAAGACGCTGTTCGGCATCACTGGGGCGGGTGCTCGCGAGCGTATCATCGTGTTCGACCCCGAGGAAGTCGACGACGGGGGGACTGTCGGCTGGGTCGTCGACGAGGTGTTTCAGGTGCGTGACGTCGCCGCCGACCAAGTAGACGAGGCGACCACCGCGAACGACGACTCCGTCCGCGGTATCGTCAAAGGCGACGACCGCTTCGTCGTCTGGGTCGAGCCCCGAACCGAGTGA
- a CDS encoding chemotaxis protein CheA: MSEAHIRAFVRESEEGITELNNSLLALESDPDDPEAMDAIFRTAHTLKGNAAAMGFGDFSGLAHAMEDLLDEVRGGEMQVSGALMDRLFEAVDLLDAMLGEIDETGDTTVDPTGVEDDLRTLAEEGEGALEDDAGDDDAAVDEAAGSTADAETETGTGDDAAAGGDAIDFDHGLSPTGDEGVYRARTDLGDAEMPGIDALFVLEAAEEGFGDIACDPDRETIEDGDFEDTFDVYVAADAADTVEAGMSAVSQVESVTVDTVDPASDDEETATDERAESPAETEEGVTDATDDATADSDEDDAAGGESPAGGAGGSSTSDSISSVRVDVEQLDDLYGLVEQLVTSRIKLRREMEEAGIDSDNLDELDKISTNLQDTVMDMRLIPLSAVVDTFPRLVRDLARDQSKEVDFDIEGRDIELDRTILTEIRDPLVHILRNAVDHGIESPDEREAADKPRTGTIELTADRERDHVTIVVEDDGGGIEADALREKAVEEGVKSRTEVEAMSDAEARELVFHPGFSTNDEVTDVSGRGVGMDVVRTTVKDLDGSVSLESTPGEGTRFEIKLPVTVAIVRVMFIEVNGVEYGVPIKNIAEVSRAGGIDVAHGDEVVRHDGDIYPVLRLGEVLDDAAGSGPSGAVADGGEDSVTPDDVDTDGMLLRIHDEKRPVALHCDDVLHQEEVVVKPLEGILSGIPGLSGTAVLGDGDVVSILDVETLGGRR, encoded by the coding sequence ATGAGTGAAGCACACATTCGGGCGTTCGTCCGCGAGTCAGAGGAGGGCATCACCGAACTCAACAACTCCCTGCTCGCGCTCGAATCCGACCCCGACGACCCCGAGGCGATGGACGCCATCTTCCGCACCGCCCACACGCTGAAGGGCAACGCCGCGGCGATGGGCTTCGGCGACTTCTCCGGCCTCGCGCACGCGATGGAGGACCTCCTCGACGAGGTTCGTGGCGGCGAGATGCAGGTGTCGGGCGCGTTGATGGACCGACTGTTCGAGGCGGTCGACCTCCTCGACGCGATGCTCGGCGAAATCGACGAGACGGGCGACACCACCGTCGACCCCACCGGGGTCGAGGACGACCTCCGAACGCTCGCAGAAGAGGGCGAGGGAGCACTCGAAGACGACGCCGGCGACGACGACGCGGCGGTCGACGAAGCCGCAGGGTCCACCGCAGACGCCGAGACCGAGACTGGTACTGGTGACGACGCGGCCGCTGGCGGCGACGCCATCGACTTCGATCACGGGCTCTCCCCCACCGGTGACGAAGGCGTCTACCGTGCTCGAACGGACCTCGGCGACGCGGAGATGCCTGGCATCGACGCGCTGTTCGTGTTGGAGGCCGCCGAGGAGGGCTTCGGCGACATCGCCTGCGACCCCGACCGCGAGACCATCGAGGACGGCGACTTCGAGGACACCTTCGACGTGTACGTCGCCGCCGACGCCGCCGACACCGTCGAGGCCGGGATGAGTGCAGTGAGCCAGGTGGAGTCGGTGACGGTCGACACCGTCGACCCGGCCTCGGACGACGAGGAGACGGCAACAGACGAGCGCGCAGAATCCCCGGCTGAAACTGAGGAGGGCGTCACCGACGCGACCGACGACGCGACCGCCGATTCCGACGAGGATGACGCCGCCGGCGGAGAATCTCCGGCTGGCGGCGCGGGCGGGTCGTCTACCTCCGACAGCATCTCCTCGGTCCGAGTCGACGTGGAGCAACTGGACGACCTGTACGGCCTCGTCGAGCAACTGGTCACGAGTCGGATCAAGCTCCGTCGCGAAATGGAGGAGGCGGGCATCGACTCAGACAATCTCGACGAACTCGACAAGATATCGACGAACCTGCAGGACACGGTGATGGATATGCGTCTCATCCCGTTGTCCGCGGTCGTCGACACGTTCCCCCGTCTCGTGCGCGACCTCGCGCGCGACCAGTCGAAGGAGGTCGACTTCGACATTGAGGGTCGTGACATCGAACTCGACCGCACCATCCTCACGGAGATTCGCGATCCGCTGGTTCACATCCTCCGCAACGCCGTCGACCACGGCATCGAGTCGCCTGACGAACGCGAAGCCGCGGACAAGCCTCGCACGGGCACCATCGAGTTGACCGCCGACCGCGAACGCGACCACGTCACCATCGTCGTCGAAGACGACGGCGGCGGCATCGAGGCCGACGCCCTCCGCGAGAAAGCCGTCGAAGAGGGCGTGAAGTCCCGCACGGAGGTGGAAGCGATGTCCGACGCTGAGGCACGGGAACTCGTGTTCCACCCCGGCTTCTCCACCAACGACGAGGTGACAGACGTCTCCGGGCGCGGCGTCGGGATGGACGTCGTGCGGACGACGGTGAAAGACCTCGACGGGAGCGTCTCGCTGGAGTCGACGCCCGGCGAGGGGACGCGCTTCGAGATCAAACTCCCCGTCACGGTCGCCATCGTCCGCGTGATGTTCATCGAAGTGAACGGCGTCGAGTACGGCGTTCCGATCAAGAACATCGCGGAGGTGAGCCGAGCGGGCGGCATCGACGTGGCCCACGGCGACGAGGTAGTGCGCCACGACGGCGACATCTACCCGGTCTTGCGACTCGGGGAGGTCCTCGACGACGCCGCAGGCAGCGGACCGAGCGGCGCCGTTGCGGACGGCGGCGAGGACTCGGTCACCCCCGACGACGTCGACACCGACGGGATGCTCCTGCGAATCCACGACGAGAAGCGGCCGGTCGCACTCCACTGTGACGACGTGCTCCATCAAGAGGAGGTCGTCGTGAAACCGCTGGAGGGTATCCTCTCGGGGATTCCGGGGCTGTCGGGGACTGCAGTCCTCGGCGACGGAGACGTGGTGAGCATCCTCGACGTGGAGACGCTCGGAGGACGGCGATGA
- a CDS encoding cation:proton antiporter regulatory subunit: MTVYESDLPGVGKKHEIELDGGERLVVVTHNTGKREVFRRESPDADAEKVFELSDDIARTVGTILEGAYFQPVPTGSIETVLGGDAIIEWYEVPAGSELAGATIADAQVRQRTGASIIAVQHGPDVTPNPAPDDDVHGGDTVVVIGSREEIEAFETAFIDADDADDAD, translated from the coding sequence ATGACCGTCTACGAGTCCGACCTTCCGGGCGTCGGCAAGAAACACGAGATAGAGTTGGATGGCGGCGAGCGACTCGTCGTCGTCACGCACAACACCGGCAAGCGCGAGGTGTTCCGCCGCGAGTCGCCCGATGCCGACGCCGAGAAGGTGTTCGAACTGTCTGACGACATCGCGCGCACCGTCGGCACCATCCTCGAGGGCGCGTACTTCCAGCCAGTTCCGACCGGGAGCATCGAGACGGTCCTCGGCGGCGACGCCATCATCGAGTGGTACGAGGTGCCCGCCGGTTCGGAACTAGCGGGTGCGACCATCGCGGACGCACAGGTGCGCCAGCGAACGGGCGCGTCGATCATCGCGGTGCAACACGGCCCGGACGTGACGCCGAACCCTGCGCCGGACGACGACGTCCACGGCGGCGACACCGTCGTCGTCATCGGCTCTCGCGAGGAGATCGAGGCGTTCGAGACGGCGTTCATCGACGCCGACGACGCCGACGACGCCGACTGA
- the cheB gene encoding chemotaxis-specific protein-glutamate methyltransferase CheB, translated as MSARSPRTVVVDDSRFMRGLIADILESGGVEVVGEAGDGREALSVVADTDPDVVTMDVEMPEMDGIEAVERLMADHPTPTLMLSAYTAEGAEETFAALDAGAVDFFAKPGGEVSMGVSRMEEQLVETVRSVAEADISTTGRSRRTEAAAAATTAAGSAPRGRSTTAIEPNTTLVIGSSTGGPDAVERVVSALPGDADLRGVVVQHMPEAFTGRFAERLDAACDLSVVEAEDGMRLGKGELAVARGGHHLEIGSARNGRLRLKVFDEERGQGVRPSVNVAMESAADVVDDPLIGVVLTGMGADGSDGVQALAQAGGRVLAQDEETSVVYGMPKRAAETGCVDTVLPLDDIAGGITGETV; from the coding sequence GTGAGCGCGCGTTCGCCGCGGACGGTCGTCGTGGACGACTCCAGATTTATGCGGGGGCTCATCGCGGACATTCTGGAGTCCGGGGGCGTAGAGGTCGTCGGGGAGGCGGGAGACGGGCGAGAGGCGCTGTCGGTCGTCGCCGACACCGACCCCGACGTGGTGACGATGGACGTCGAGATGCCCGAGATGGACGGCATCGAGGCGGTCGAGCGACTGATGGCAGACCACCCGACGCCGACGCTGATGCTGTCAGCGTACACCGCCGAGGGCGCAGAAGAGACGTTTGCGGCGCTGGACGCCGGCGCGGTCGACTTCTTCGCCAAGCCCGGCGGCGAGGTGTCGATGGGCGTCTCCCGGATGGAAGAACAGCTCGTCGAGACAGTGCGTTCGGTCGCGGAGGCGGACATCTCGACGACGGGGCGGAGTCGCCGAACCGAGGCGGCCGCCGCGGCGACGACTGCCGCCGGGAGTGCACCTCGTGGACGGTCGACGACGGCCATCGAACCGAACACGACGTTGGTCATCGGGTCGTCGACGGGCGGGCCGGACGCCGTCGAACGGGTCGTCTCGGCGCTCCCCGGCGACGCGGACCTCCGTGGCGTCGTCGTCCAGCACATGCCCGAGGCGTTCACCGGGCGGTTCGCGGAACGACTGGACGCGGCCTGCGACCTGTCGGTCGTCGAGGCCGAAGACGGAATGCGCCTCGGCAAAGGTGAACTCGCCGTCGCACGCGGCGGCCACCACCTCGAAATCGGGAGCGCACGCAACGGCCGCCTCCGCCTGAAGGTGTTCGACGAGGAGCGCGGCCAGGGCGTTCGCCCCTCGGTGAACGTCGCGATGGAGTCGGCCGCGGACGTGGTCGACGACCCGCTGATTGGGGTCGTCCTCACTGGGATGGGCGCCGACGGCAGCGACGGGGTACAGGCGCTCGCGCAGGCTGGCGGGCGCGTCCTGGCGCAAGACGAGGAGACGAGCGTCGTCTACGGGATGCCGAAACGCGCCGCGGAGACTGGCTGTGTCGACACGGTCCTGCCGTTGGACGATATTGCCGGCGGCATCACGGGTGAGACCGTATGA